TATCTCTCTGTAAAAAATTAGTTTTATTAATCTTTGTATTTTTAGTTGATTTGAGTGGAAAAAAATTCCTCTTTTTTAAATAATTGATAATTTGTTTTTCTGTAGCTTGATTTTTATAAATTTTGCTTTTGGAAACTTCTATTAAAAGATAGTTTATTCTTTTAAGTATTTTTAATGATCCTTTTAAAACCTCCAACTCATATCCCTGAACATCTAATTTTAGTATAATTGGCTTTTCTAAATTTTTGTTAGATAAAATAGCATCTAATTTGAAAATTTGTATTTCTCTTCGTTCTATAATTTTATAATCATGATTTGGAGAATTTGGTTTATTAAATTTATAGAAGGATGAACTATCTTTTCTTTTTGTGATAAAAAAATTTTTTTTGCTATTTTTTTTCCCAATTGCAAAATTATAAAAAATAATTTTTTTTTTAAAGCTGAATAATTTTTTTTGTTTTTGTATTTCTTCTTTAATAGGTTCAAATGAAAATATACTAATATTTGGGAATAATTTTTCCAATAAAAGCATAAATTGACCTTTATTTGATCCCACATCTATAAGTGTTTTAATTTTTTTTATGGATTCAAATAATTTTAAAAGTTCAATATTTGCTGCAACACCATTTACTAAACCATAAATCCATAATTTGCTTTTACACAATATAAAGATTTTTTTTAACAAAATCATCTAAACTATTTTTATTTTTTTGTAATATTGGTAAGTAAAATAACAAACAAAAACAAAAATAAATAAGCTACTCATGAGATTAATATAAAAATAAAAATAAAATGAATAATCCATATTAAATAAAATATAAGTAGCAAAAAGAGTCGTTAGAGAAAAAAGTAAACTAATCATAGTTGTTTTAAAAAATTTATTCACAGCTTTAATTAAAACCTCTATAGAATTATATAGATTAAAGAAAAATGACTCCATTACAATTAAAAATAATAACATAAAAGTTAAGTCGTATTCATAATTTAACCAAAAGCCATATATTTCCTTACCAAATATTAAAGAACATAAAATATAAAATAAGAGAATTAATAAAGTAAATTTTATTTGGGTTTTAAAAATTAATATCAAATGATTAAATTTTTTTTGTCCAAAAGATTTTGAATATTCATAATAAAGAGAACTGTTAAATATATCTAAAAACCTATTAGGCAAATAATAAAATAATGTTTTTGTAGTTGATATTAAACCTACTATTGACGGACCAAAATAAAAACCACTAAGGATTAGAATACCATTATTTTTTATAATATTTGATACATTTTGAAAATAGAAACTTAGGGATAGTCTGAATAAAAATTTGATATATTTAAAATCATAATTGGAAAAAATAAGTGATAATTTTTTTTTATTATTTCGGTAAATAAAAAATAAAGTTAAATTTTTAAGAAAATTTATAATTAATAAAATAATTGCTGGATAAATTAGTTCACTAAAAAATATTCCACTTAAAGGTATTAATATTTTAATCATTACCTCATAGGACAAAGTGATATAATTATATATTGCAACATTACCAGTATAAGTTACACCGATAAAAAAAAAGTTGTCTAAAATTGTAAAATAAAATGCAAGTATAATTAATAATAAAATAGAATCTAAATTATTAATATCTATATTACTAAATATTTCGATATTAGAGTCTTGAATAAAAAAAATACCTAAACTTAAAAGTGTAAAAATAATCATGTTGAATAAAACTAAAAAAAATGAGTTACAAAAAATTTTGTTAACTTCTATATATTTTTTTTTTTCGAAATTCACTGACATCTCTGTACGTGATGCAAACGAAACATTGATATTAAAAATAGACAAAGTAGTTGGAATAGATGACAAAAATAACCAAACACCAAAATTTTCTACTCCCCATGTAAATAACATTGCAGGAGGATAAACAATCTGGATTAATGTTTGAAAAGAAAAAACTGAAAAAAAAGATATTATATTATTCGTAAATCTTTTGTATTGTAATTTTGTATAATTTAAAAAATTAGTATTTTTCATAAATTTAAATTATATTATATTTTCGTAAATAATTTTTAATTAAATTGATAATGATTTCTACAATAACAATAATACCAATGTTTGCTGAATATTATCTTGGTCGATTAATCAAAATTGACGCTAAAGAATTCATTTTAATTAATAGAGAAATAGTTAAAAGTAAAAGTTTGTGTAAAAAACAAAAAAAAATTTCTACATATAATAATTTATCTTACAGTCTAAATAATTGTAAATATGTTACCTAAAAATTTTAAACCTAGTGCAAATTATGCTCTTGTTAGGTTAGGAAAAGATAATGATGGAGGATATCTTATTTATAAAGAGTCTATAGAAAAAACTAAATTACTTTTATCATTTGGTATATCTGATGATTTCTCTTTTGAAAATGATTTCAAAAAAAAAAATAATTGTCCAATAATTGCTTTTGACCCTACTACGACAAATAAATTTTTTTTGAAAAAAATTATATTTAATTTTTTCAAATTTGAATTTAAAAATTTTTTAGGCGCTATATTTAATTTTTATAATTTTAAAAAATTTTTCAATAAAAAAGAAAATTTACTTGTACAAAAAAAAATAGGTGTAGGTGGCGGTTTAAACTATGAGACAATCACATTTGATCAAATCCTTGTGCTT
The Candidatus Pelagibacter sp. RS40 DNA segment above includes these coding regions:
- a CDS encoding FkbM family methyltransferase codes for the protein MILLKKIFILCKSKLWIYGLVNGVAANIELLKLFESIKKIKTLIDVGSNKGQFMLLLEKLFPNISIFSFEPIKEEIQKQKKLFSFKKKIIFYNFAIGKKNSKKNFFITKRKDSSSFYKFNKPNSPNHDYKIIERREIQIFKLDAILSNKNLEKPIILKLDVQGYELEVLKGSLKILKRINYLLIEVSKSKIYKNQATEKQIINYLKKRNFFPLKSTKNTKINKTNFLQRDILFKRKDKL
- a CDS encoding FkbM family methyltransferase, coding for MLPKNFKPSANYALVRLGKDNDGGYLIYKESIEKTKLLLSFGISDDFSFENDFKKKNNCPIIAFDPTTTNKFFLKKIIFNFFKFEFKNFLGAIFNFYNFKKFFNKKENLLVQKKIGVGGGLNYETITFDQILVLSKVNSNFFLKIDIEGSEYRILDDLVKNSKLIVGIAIEFHDVDLHLEKISNFIEEIDLDLVHIHANNYSKPDKRDIPTAIELTFARNPIKIGNNLNLPHKLDQKNDPNSKNIDLFFTEN